The genomic segment CCAGCCAATGCCAAATGCTCCAGCTTCCCATGACTGTCTCCTGTGTTAACGTGAAAGAGCGAATTGAAACGGCAAGTCAAATTTTCGAGCGCAGCGAGCCGGCATTGTCACCTCCCCCGGAGAGGGGGAGACGGGGAAGGGGTGAGCCTTCCTGCCTTTCGCGTGTTTCATGGACCTGGGCGGCAAATCGGCTTCCCTGTGCTAGGGTTTGCGCACCATCGGCCCGACCGGCTCCGGCCCGCCGAGGACGTGAAGGTGCAGATGATAAACCTCCTGACCACCGACACGGCCGGTATTGACGATGGTCCTGAAACCATCATCCAGCCCTTCGGATCGGGCCAGACTCACTGCCTTTATCAGTAGACGCCCCAACAGGGCTTCATGTTCCGGCGCCACATCGTAAAGAGTGGCCAGATGCAGCTTGGGGATAATCAGGAAGTGCACCGGGCGCTGGGGATTAATGTCGTGAAAGGCAAGCATCTGCTCGTCTTCGTAGATCTTCTTGCAGGGAACCTCTCCTGCGGCGATCTTGCAGAAAATGCAGTCCGCCATGATCACGCCCCCCGGCTCTTTTTTTCGTCGATGCCGGAAATGCCTTCGCGGCGACGCAATTCGGCCAGCACGTCGTCCACGCCGACATCGAACTGAGCCAGCAGCACCATGCTGTGGAACCAGAGGTCGGTCACTTCCCGCACCAGATGCAGGCGGTCGCCGTCCTTGGCGGACATGATGGCCTCCGCAGCCTCTTCCGCCACCTTCTTGCAGATCGCGTCGGTGCCCTTGGCGTAGAGACTGGCCACATAGGACGA from the Denitratisoma oestradiolicum genome contains:
- a CDS encoding histidine triad nucleotide-binding protein → MADCIFCKIAAGEVPCKKIYEDEQMLAFHDINPQRPVHFLIIPKLHLATLYDVAPEHEALLGRLLIKAVSLARSEGLDDGFRTIVNTGRVGGQEVYHLHLHVLGGPEPVGPMVRKP
- a CDS encoding phosphoribosyl-ATP diphosphatase is translated as MIDAEVLHRLQATLVGRKGAAPDSSYVASLYAKGTDAICKKVAEEAAEAIMSAKDGDRLHLVREVTDLWFHSMVLLAQFDVGVDDVLAELRRREGISGIDEKKSRGA